A genomic window from Dama dama isolate Ldn47 chromosome 6, ASM3311817v1, whole genome shotgun sequence includes:
- the SOWAHB gene encoding ankyrin repeat domain-containing protein SOWAHB has translation MARELSQEALLDFLCQAGGRVPNAALLSHFKSFLRDPDAAPGQQQRRRELFKGFVNSVAAVRQDPDGTKFVVLKRRYRDLVGEEEGLRRPRDPPAAAAPAGGAAPRSPLPARRGEQPPPPQPGRRIRREEAPAGAAAPVADAGCNGLPAGGAREAARGGGRPRGRSGHRAPVPAAAGAAAAQDRARCAAAETQGRCCWECLQNGLAGLPASAGAAEKPAQDDRGAPRPQREGAPAEPPPGPAAPRSPPATVEAAAAPAVLSGRSPPGDPPAPVTPGPAPYSTLQQQQQRTREWVARHPQVPEARDHGPVRAWSVLPDDFARLPSEPGSWVQESESAPLGPPPPSQSLVAPTVSEAWSGDSPLAIFRSIRCQLSLQDLEDFVEQESHGSEESSSGPRESPGGSEDGLRLALGAPAGRRLRNPAGAPSPKEARPTRSPQGLRNVGDAHTSQPISTGADGPAGDPQPLSWPAPKLRRSLRRSSRAGRAKLSSSDEECLEEDLMKRSRRPPRARKPSRVGAMSSPRVNAALTLAHADIKAATSERDHPRSWWAPGGERPTALVPHQSSEHKSSLVPLEAREHEWIVKLASGSWIRVLSLFWEDPQLALHKDFLTGYTALHWIAKHGALRALQDLVSSAQKAGVALDVNVKSSCGYTPLHLAAIHGHQGIIKLLVQRLASRVNIRDSSGKKPWQYLTRNTSGEIWQLLEAPRGKPIFPAYSLVRSSSPTRKAKSREVSRHVTRKTSLAALLKSQHAKWKLANQYEKCPNLREREEDSD, from the coding sequence ATGGCCCGGGAGCTGAGCCAGGAAGCGCTcctggacttcctgtgccaggCCGGGGGCCGGGTGCCCAACGCCGCCTTGCTGAGCCACTTCAAGAGCTTCCTCCGCGACCCCGACGCGGCCCCCGGCCAGCAGCAGCGCCGCCGCGAGCTTTTCAAGGGTTTCGTCAACTCGGTCGCCGCAGTGCGCCAGGACCCCGACGGCACCAAGTTCGTGGTGCTCAAGAGGAGGTACCGGGACCttgtgggggaggaggaggggctgcGGCGACCCCGCGACCCGCCCGCGGCCGCCGCCCCTGCAGGGGGAGCTGCGCCCCGCTCCCCGCTCCCCGCGCGCCGAGGggagcagccgccgccgccgcagccggGGAGGCGGATCCGGCGCGAGGAGGCGCCAGCAGGTGCCGCAGCCCCGGTCGCCGACGCAGGTTGCAATGGACTCCCCGCGGGCGGAGCCCGGGAGGCGGCGCGGGGAGGCGGCAGGCCGAGGGGCCGCTCCGGACATCGGGCGCCGGTGCCCGCGGCCGCGGGGGCGGCGGCCGCTCAGGACCGAGCCAGGTGCGCGGCGGCGGAGACGCAGGGCCGCTGCTGCTGGGAATGCCTCCAGAACGGCCTGGCGGGGCTCCCGGCCAGCGCCGGCGCCGCGGAGAAGCCGGCCCAGGACGACCGCGGGGCTCCCAGGCCGCAGCGGGAAGGTGCGCCCGCCGAGCCCCCGCCAGGGCCTGCCGCGCCGCGCTCGCCTCCTGCCACCGTCGAGGCTGCTGCAGCGCCCGCTGTCTTGTCCGGCCGCAGTCCCCCAGGAGATCCGCCCGCGCCGGTGACCCCGGGCCCCGCGCCCTACTCCactctgcagcagcagcagcagcgcacTCGCGAGTGGGTAGCCAGACACCCCCAGGTACCCGAGGCCCGGGACCACGGCCCCGTCCGAGCCTGGTCGGTGCTGCCGGACGACTTCGCTCGGCTGCCCTCGGAGCCGGGCTCCTGGGTCCAGGAATCTGAGTCAGCGCCCCTgggcccccctcctccctcccagtcTCTCGTCGCTCCCACTGTTTCGGAAGCCTGGTCCGGGGATTCTCCGCTGGCAATCTTTCGTAGCATTCGATGTCAGCTGTCCCTCCAGGATTTGGAGGACTTCGTGGAACAGGAGAGCCACGGCAGTGAGGAGAGCAGCAGCGGCCCCAGAGAGTCCCCTGGAGGTTCCGAAGACGGGCTGCGTCTGGCCCTGGGAGCCCCAGCTGGGAGAAGGCTCAGGAATCCAGCTGGGGCCCCTTCTCCAAAGGAGGCCAGGCCCACCAGGAGCCCCCAGGGCCTCAGGAATGTAGGAGATGCTCACACCTCTCAGCCGATCTCCACAGGAGCTGATGGTCCTGCAGGCGACCCCCAACCATTATCCTGGCCAGCTCCCAAACTAAGGAGATCCCTAAGGAGAAGCTCTAGGGCGGGGAGAGCCAAATTGTCCTCCTCTGATGAAGAGTGCCTTGAGGAGGACTTAATGAAAAGGAGCCGACGCCCTCCCCGGGCCAGGAAACCCTCCAGAGTGGGAGCCATGTCCAGCCCAAGGGTTAATGCTGCATTGACACTAGCACATGCCGACATTAAGGCTGCCACCTCCGAGCGCGATCATCCACGCAGCTGGTGGGCCCCTGGAGGGGAGAGGCCCACAGCCTTGGTCCCCCACCAATCTTCTGAGCACAAGTCATCCCTCGTCCCCCTCGAGGCCAGGGAGCATGAATGGATCGTGAAGCTGGCCAGTGGCTCTTGGATTCGGGTGTTGAGTTTGTTCTGGGAGGACCCCCAGCTGGCTTTGCACAAAGACTTCTTGACCGGGTACACTGCCCTGCACTGGATAGCCAAACACGGTGCCCTCAGGGCCCTTCAGGACTTGGTCTCAAGTGCACAGAAAGCAGGGGTTGCTCTTGATGTGAATGTGAAGTCCAGCTGTGGGTACACCCCGCTGCACCTTGCAGCCATTCACGGCCACCAGGGGATCATCAAATTGCTTGTGCAAAGGCTGGCATCTCGTGTAAACATCCGAGACAGCAGTGGGAAGAAGCCTTGGCAGTATCTGACCCGTAATACCTCTGGGGAAATATGGCAGCTACTGGAAGCCCCACGGGGCAAGCCCATTTTCCCCGCCTATTCGTTGGTTCGTAGCTCTTCCCCCACCAGGAAGGCCAAGAGCCGAGAAGTATCTCGACATGTCACTCGAAAGACTTCCTTAGCTGCACTCCTCAAAAGTCAGCACGCCAAATGGAAGCTGGCCAACCAGTATGAGAAATGCCCCAAtctgagggaaagagaagaggacagTGACTGA